One Shewanella aestuarii genomic window, TCCATCTTGATTTTGTTTTTAAAAGCCAATATTTTTCCAGCGAGAATTTGCTTAGGCGTCGGCGGTGTTGTTGAGGCGTTAGTGACCCGCAAAGGCACGCACTCCGTCAGAAGATAAATAGGATTTTTACCACCGTTATAGGGTGATTTAACATAATCATGGACCTTTGCGTCAGGCTTTGGCTTCATTTTAAATTCTGAGCGCAAACGAGTAACACCGAATGCGAGCTTATCCGCTATCGCTTTTTGCCTAAGAATCTCTAGTGCTTCGTCCATCATGTGCAATCCCTCCCAGTAATATTAAGGTTGTAGCAACGCTTGTCTTACATAATATTATCTAATACCACATTATTTAACAACTCTTAATTGATATATTTTAAGGTGTAATTTACCTTTGTTACCTCAGTTTTGTGCTGGTGGATAATCTATTTTTTGGCATGTTCCTTTAAAATTGAGACAATTTTCTCAAATGCCTTACAAGATCTAACAATGTTCGGATACACAATTTTGTTTTCAAGTTCATCCATTTCATTAATTTGTTGCATCGCTGCGGTGTAACTCAGTTGTTGTTTAAATACTAAGGTAAATAACATCCGATATTCCGGTTTGGGCGGGCGTTTATGTAACAGACAGATTAAATCAATGCCTTTATCGGTCAGCAGGTCTAATGATTTAAATCGCCGCAAATGGGTAATCGCATTTCGTTTATTTACAAACACATCAAACGCCGTCGTAATGTACCGGCTAAGCGGGTAGCGAACCTCATTTAAATCGATGTCTTTACCCGTTAAAAAGGCACTATGGATGATTTTGGCGCAGTCAGGATCGCGATTTTCAGTGATAAATTGCCGTACAAACGCGATTTCTTCTTCTGAAAGCGCTTTAAATGGGTTTTTTAAGATTCTCATGATGACCTCGATATATTCTGTTTAGCTAGCGGCTAGCATGGCATTAAATTGTTGAATGTTATGTTTCATTAAAGTCGCAAGTTTTGCGGTTTTAACGGACGCTGATAATGTTGATTTGGCCTCGCTTTTACTGACATCGCTATAAGTTAGCCATTTATCAAAGCAAGCATGTTGGGTCAGTAAGCATGTGTTTAACGCATTTTGTAACTGTTCCATACTGTTGTTGTAACGATGCTGTATTTTTAATTCCGTATTCGCATAGGAAAGGTCTGAAATAATGCCATATCCCAAGTAAACCTGATGATTGGCATAGGCTAAGACTTGGGTTAATTGGTTTGCAACGAGACATTGATTTGCCCTATCAAAGTGCAAACTAACAAATTGACTCAGTTTATCGACCAATTCACCTGTCTTGCCACCAGCAAAGTAAGTGGCATCTTGCGCGGCGATAGATAAAGTATCACTTTGCGCCATGGCCATGAGTGTACCTAACGCATCGTGCGGTATATTTGCGAATTCAGTTAAAGTAACTTTAATCGTATTAATATGGTTTGAGAAGGCATTAAGATAGACAGAAAAGTCATCAAAATTGCCGGTGATCTCATTCGCTTCGTCCTTAACTGACAGAACAGTTAACGCCTGGTTCGGTTCGGAAATGACCTGGGCATACTCATCGAGCCACATGCCCAATTTCTTTGCTCTTAATGCTGCATCTGGATTAAACGCGGCATACACCTGAGCGGCGAGATAGCTTTTGCTAATCTGAATATAATGACGAACAAACTCATTTAATCTGTCTGTGACATTCATTAAAGCGATATTGCCGTTGGCATTAGCCAGTTTTTGTTTCATGTCACGACGTTCTATATGTTTGATGTAGCGAACTGCCAATAAATGATCAACTTTCTGTGCGCGATGCTCATCCATACAGATCACGTTATCGAGTGATAATAACGCTTCACGGCTGAGATTAGCGACGTTAAATAAGCCTGCATGATGAAAGACTTCAGTGCGTTTTAATGTGTTTTGGAAATTACTGGCTAATCGGGTACTGATACTCAGGCCAGTTGTATTAGTAATCGTGTATACCGGTCCCGTTCCATAGAATTGTCGGATCGGCTTTCTATCTTTAATACGATTGGCCAATACCGTGTCATGATGCTCAAGTAATCTTTCTATGCCGCCTTCAGACATCCATATCGCAAATAACGCCTCATCGAAGATAAAGTTCAATGATAAGTCATCGGTATCTAACTCACTGGTCCCAATATTGATTGACTGATTAATTTGGTACGCAGGCAACCAGTAGCTAACAAGATTAATGCGCTGCTCGACTTCAGACGCACGCTCATTAGCACTATACATTTTTAACGAAGCACGACCCGTTACATAACGGCCAGTAGATTTATCAAACACCCGTTTTCTTTCTGAGAATTGTCGGGTTTTAGTCGCTTTAAGGCGTTTTTCTTGACTGTAATGAGCAATGGGACTGGTGAATAATACTTGGTCTGATAGTTCATGATCAGATACGCGCTTTTGCAGGTTATGGCCATGTTGTTCGAAATCCTGCTTTGCAAGCGTTAAGCATACATCGCGTAAATGCGTATTTGCATCTAAATTAATGATTTTGCTAGTTTGTAAGCATTTGACCGATAGGTTTTCTTTGCCTGTCACACTATCGCGTTGATAAGTAATGCGGATTTTTCGGGTGTTGGCACTGGTGTTTTGGCTAAATAGCTGTAAGTCATGATGCTGGTGGAACTGAACGGCAGCGTCTTGCCAATATTGCGCTAATTCAAAAGGCAAAAGTGTTTGTAAATGGGATTTATTCAGTAAGTCACCATGCTGCTTTTTGAGTTTCGCAAACGATTGTTTGGCTGGTGTAAATAGCTGCGCAACTACGGCGTCTGGGATAGATTGAGTGCGCAGTTCCTCTTGAAACGAGATAAGGCCTTGTTGTGCGCGTTTGGCATTTAATTCAGCATTCGTCATCGGAAATGGAAGGCGTTTCCCTTTCAATACGGCCTCATAGATAGCAAGAGGACGATAAGGTAGCGCGGTGATCCCATGGAGGCTCCATAAAAGTGACAGCAATACCGCATGCTGGTGGCTAAACAAGGTAAACATCGGTCCTTTGAGCATCCGATTGGTGTACATCTCAATATATTGTTTCCGAACACTGGCGTTCAGTGAGGGGTCGGATTGAATGTCTTTAATGCCAATATCTTGATCAACTTTACCCGTATGATAGAGCGCCACGAAAGATTCATGGATTTGTTGGCTATCCAGTGAGATTTGTGAGGCATACCATACCAACTTTTCCAAAACCGATGCTTTTAGGATATTTGGCTGAAAGAACACGTTGTTATTGCCACTGCGGTCATAGGCTCTTGCGTGAAATGCACGACAATGAATATCATCACTCACACGAGTCAGGAAATCACGAAAGCGCAATGTAGAATCACCAAAGCGTGACCACCGAACATATTCGTTTAATTCTTTAGCGCTTTTATCATCGCCCACCATACCGCATGTCACGCAGCCGAAACGGGCCACTTTCCCGCACCCGCTTTGCTTAGGTTTGTCATCTTCAGAGGCCACCAGCTCACATCGTTCATTGCTACCTTCACCATAAATAGACAATAAAAGCCCAAAATTTTCGCTATAACAGGAAATTTGGGTGCCAGGTAAACATTTGTTGATAGCGTTAGTCCCAGCATGGGTTAAATAAGCGATGACATCATCAAGCACCCAATGTCCAATCGGCGCAAAACGAAACACTTTTCCTGAATGCCCTTCTGCTTTTATTTGATCAAGCAATGCTTCCGCTTTAAGTGACTTTACGCCTTGTTTAGACATATTGTTGCTTCTGCGTGAAGATTCGTCGGAACGCTGCCCAGCAACAGAAACCCACGGCGCCATTTGGTATTTTTCGGGTAAACCTGCTTTTATCGCTTTAAGGGCGCGAATATTGGTATCTACTTTAAAGATTTTAGAGCAATCTGCCGAGCGACCTGACGATGCGGTAGCAAATAATTTTTGGGCATTGGCAAATAAGATCATCAGTTGATGATGAAACGGGGGAGTAACGATTTTTGCGTAAAGATTAATCCCTAGCGCTTCACAACGTTTGATCACATTTTGATGCGCGTAATCGACATAGCACTGAATAGGTTCAGGCTCTAGCAAGGTATCGACAGTTAACACGACCAAAGGGTGATCTTGTGCAATCACCCCAGCGTTAAGCGCCCTACCCATGGCTTCAATGGCGGCATTGGTGATAGAGGTGGAGTCTTTACCGTGAGAAGTTGAGATCTGCAAACAAACACCGGCCTTTAATAGCGTCATGTATTCAGCGATTAGCGCTTCACTGAGCTGATATGCATGTTTTGCAACCTCTGCCTTGTGGGAACCTAAATCAAATATTTGCATGATAGTAGCCGGGAAGTTAAATGTTGAACCCAATATAACAATATCAACTGAGGGTTGCAACCTTTACGTGATACTTATATCAATTAAGAGTTGCAATGGTTCGACTGTTGATTTAGTATCAATTAAAAGTTGTCAAATAGGGGTTTAACCATGGAACATCTAGAACGCGAAATACACATTCCAAAATACGCCATTACCGCCGATTCTGATTTAACCATGCTGGTGGTTGAAGGCAAAGAAGGCATTGGTAGTACATTCAGCACAAAATTAAGCTTCGATGAATGTGAACGATTTATCGATATTGAAGATGAAAGCATCCCCGAGCGAGAACGATTACAGCGAAATGCCGATAAGGGTCGGGTCAATGGCATACGAGATTATCTGATTAATCGTGATAACACGTTTTTCCCAAGTGTGATTTTGGTTGTATCATCATTGGAATTGGTGCCAGTAGAAGTGGGTTTCGGTGAAGTTCGAGTCCATAAAGCCACGTTAAAAGCCAATGTGGATCGACTATTAATCGATGGCCAAGGACGCTTAACGGGTATTCGACAAGCGCTTAAAGTCAGACCTGAGTTAGCTTCACATCATCTTGATGTAAAAATAGTCGTGCTGAATACAGCCAAAATCAGAGATTCAGCAAAATTTGTTACGCAAATATTTGCAGACTTGCATCTCAATCTGAAAAAACCAAATGCAAGTCAATCTATCTGGTTTGATAGTGAAACCAATCTAAACCGTTTAACGAATGATGTACTAGAAACCACAGAGCGAATGGGTATCCCTTTTGCCGACTCGGTAGCGGTCAATGGGAAATTGTCTTGTGGCCAGATTTTTACGCTAGCCAATGTGACCGATTTTATTTCTATTATGGCAGCGTCCAGTACCAGCAAAAAATCCGTGAATGCCGTGTTAAATGATACAGATAATTACGATCTGTATAGGGTTCTCGTCGCGCAATACATACAAGCTATTTATCACACGCTGCCCTTACAAGAGGTCCATGATGCCGATGATGCGCAATGGAAGTCAGCATTAAATAACCAAATATTACTTTGCGCCATCGGGTTAAAAGCATTGGCTTGGGTTGGAAGATCGATTATAGAAGATGCGTTAGCTAATGATCGCACCCAACTAGACTTTACGCCGCTCAACAAACTGCACGACTTACCGTTGTCCGATAAGGCGAATGAATTGTGGTTAAAAAAAGGGATTTTTAATAAGGATGTCGATGGCAAAATTAAAATAGTTAAAGGCTCTGAAAAACGGTTAGCCGCCGTTCTATGTCAATCAATCCGTCTGCTCCCAGCAGCAGAATTGGTATAAGGAGGCAGTATATGCAAATCTTTGACTTAAAGACGACACGTTGCCCTGAAGCCATGATTTACGTGCGACGCGCCTTAAGCAGTGCAATAAGTGATAATTTTAAAGGTGATCTTCAATTACGCACGATTGAGCAAAGTATGAAAAGAGATCTCCCGTATTATCTTGCACAATTAGAGCATTCTGACGTAAAGCTGATCAGTGCTATCACATCGCCATTAGAGGAAAGCGTGAAAGAACGATGGCTAGAAGATGCGGAAGCGATAGAAGATGATTTACTAAACATTGACGAGCAAATTATTTTTAACATTAAATTCAGTTAATTACGAAGCTTTACATCTTATTTAACCTTTATGCGGCTATTTTTTTGCCATCCAATAGTGCTTTTAAGGTTAAATTAATGTACTTTAAAGGTACTCGATCTATCTATTGGGGTGTGCTATGGGACATGCAAGAATCAAAATAAAGCGACGACACAGCTCGATACTAAAAGGGTTGTATGCCTTTACGACACAATTTCACTTGATGTTGATAGCAAAAATCGCCCGAAAAGAAAAAACCCTCGCACTACTTTTTGGCCGATTAAGATATTGCCGATTTCTCTTCGATGAAGAGATCACCAAAGAAAATTATATTCGCAATTGGTATTTAACCAGACGTTCACTAGACGATCTAATTGTGATGTATGCCATATCCGAACCCCACTCAGGAGCATACACATTCAAGCTGCTCAAAAAGATTGTTGAGCTGTACACCTGCACCGAAAAAAACGTCAAAACAGAGTTGAGTGATGAAAAACTCAATGAAGAATGGCTGTGGATGCGGCGTTCACTGTCAGTGTTATTGTTGCAAGAACCTAACGAAGTAACGCCGTATGCGAAACGATACCTGGCTAAAATAAAAGAAGATGAAAAGAGCTATTTTAAAATTCCATATTTAAAGTTACTGAAAACTGAATAACTTATCCTTCTTTGCCTAGCATAGCATCTGCTCGGCCTTTGGACCAAAATCGCTGAGTCATATCTATCACGGCTATGCGTTCGGCAATCGACCAGCTGGCAACCTTGCTGTGCAACTTCTCAAGCGTGGTATCTGCGTTTTCGATTAACTCCCCTATTGTAGCGTCGTATTTAAAGCCTTCAGCTAACTGCCACTCAATGCTTTGTGCTTCAAGTTTAATGTTGTCATTTAGCATGTGACCATTGTATAGCGACGCAAAGACTAGCGCTTCTTGCTCTGATAACTCTGGCATAACATTCTCAATTAACAGGTTGTAGCGATGCGCAAGCGCGTTAAGTGAGCCTGAATAATTTGGCTCGCCATAAGGCGATAGAAGATAACAGAGGCGTTCTGCCTCGTCTGATAATCTGACTGATTTTTTAATGCTCATTTTTGAATCCTTAATAGCCGCTATCGCGGCCATGTTTAATTCTGATGATATAGTTCTACATATCATCTTTGATACAGGCCAAGCCTGTTTGCTCATCTATGTCGTATGCTTCGGGGTCATCGCAAAGATTAAGCTCATACGCATAACTCTGAGCCATGCCGTTGTTGTCCATAAGTTCATCATAAGCTGCTCTAATACAAGCTATGCTTTCAATGTTAGGGCATACTTCTTGCCATTCACTAATAATTTCCGCTTGTTGCTCGGCAGGCATTGATTCCATTTCATCAATATCACAAGCATACAGCCCGTTTAGTGACTCTAAAAAAGGGTCAGTACCACCTGCTTCTGACAGTTCAATTTCAGCACTCGGTAATGATACGTCATTGTTGAAGTAACTAAGGCCGCTTTGATATACAGCGTTATAATCTTTACCGTGGATCTTGATAACGTTGAAAATATCAATGTTATGCCTAACGTAGTCGCGATGATTGTGATTGCCGTGAACTTCAGTTGAGTGAAGAATGTGGTCAAAGTAGGTGGTGGTGATGTCTTTTGAAGTGATCATAGCCAAATTCCTTACATTATGCCTTGCAGATGCGAGCTTCTTTGTTGATGTGCTAAGTGAACAATTAAAGCTTATCGCACTCTTGTCGCACCTGCAAGCTTTTCTTATCGAGTTGCTGGTTAAATGTTGACTGAGTAGTTGTAAGCATTGGCTAAAACCCGAAGCTCATTGATGTATGGCGATGCGAGAGATGGGCATTTTCTTACTGCCTCTTCTATCTGTCTTGGGGTATAGGCGTTTTTTATGCTTAGTCCGAAATCATCACAGAAAGACTTAATGCCTGCGTCACAAAAGCCGAGCTTTTTGCAGTCTTTCCACGACACTTTTTCAGCGGCAAATTTAACGCCATTGGCTGATGCGCGAATTTTTTTGAACAGGCCTTTAAGTAGGTTTGCTTTCTTGTCATCGTGATAAGTTACGCCCATTGGCGAGACAATCACATAGTCAACGGGTGCTTTTAGTAGTGTTCTTTCGTAGATCTTAAAGCCGCGAACCGTTCTGATTAACTTTGCATCAAACGCTTTGTGCAAGCGGATAGTTAGCGGTAATGTTGAATTTTTTGGTTCTAAGCCAGCCTCAACAACTGCATTTTCAAGATAATTACCTGACCAGCTATTAACGTAGACTCGCTTAGATGTAACGCCACGGCCACACTTTCGAGAAAACGTAACATAGCGACCGATTACAGTGTATTTGGGTCCGTACTTGCGATGCCAACCTTTTGAGTAGCAATTTCTATCTTCGTCAATATCCTGATGCGTTTTGACTGTCCATGTGTTTAACTTAATTTCTTCTGCAGTCAGGCGCCCATAGTTGTGATCTTTAATGTCTAGCTTAGATTTGATTTCAGATAGTGCGATAAATGTTGAGTTGTTCATTTTTAAATTCCTTACATTATGCCCTGCAGATGCGAGCGTCTTTGTTGATATGCTAAGTGAACAATTAAAGTATATCGCACCCTTGTCGCACCCGCAAGTTTTTCTTATCAATTTGTCAATACATCGCGTAGCAAACATTGAAATATCCCGAAGGCCTGCAAGAAATCCACGCCCTGCCCTAGCCCTTCATAGGCTGTTGAATCACATACATTTTGAATGAGGTGTGCAGGTACACTCTGCGCTCTGGCTAATTCTGATGGTGTGAGTAAACGCATCGTATTGTTGGGACCGGCAATGTGGCATTCAGTAGCTCGGTCTTTTTGGTACCCCTTGCCGATTGTACCTATTCTTTGAGTGATGTTTGGGTCAACGAGGTTAAAGCCAAAGCCTTTACCTGCTGCTTTATTGACTGCGGCTTTGCGAATTTTTTCTTTTGTTGACTTCCACATATTCGAGGCATGAGGAATGCAATCAAGAAGGGATGCCAGATTGCTGTATTTGGGTGCAAATTTTGGAAAGTTAGCCAAATCAACAGTTGGCAAGTTTTGGGATGTGGCGACAAACCAATAACGCTCTCGATTCTCAAAAGAATTCGTTTGTTCAGAGCTGAGCGTCCTTTCTGCTATGTTGTAGCCGTACATGGCCAGCAAGCTTTTTAACAGCACATAGGTTGCAGAATGCATTGCTGGTACAACATTCTCGCTGACCAAGATAGAGGGGTTGCATGCGTCAATGATCTTAATTAAACCGAAGACTGCGGTTGCGTCGGTAGCATGTTCCTCTGGGATCTTAATACGGTTTTTGGAACGCCCAGAAAGGCTCATGCCGCTGCAAGGTAAGCTAAAAGAAAGAATATCGACATAATCAAGCAATTCTGGCTCGATTTCTTCTAGACTGGCTTCGAAAATTTTGGTGGTACCATCGATTGCGTGATTGTTTTGAGTCAATAGATCAAGATACTTGCGCTCTCTGTCTACAACAAACTTCGTTTTGCAATGAAGTTGAGAACTCAAAGCATCATGACCTGCAGCTGCGCTAACACCGATACCCACACAAACGACACCTTTGGTTATTTCACCATTAGTCACATTGCGTTTTAAGCGTGCTTCACGCTCTTCAATTTTGCAATCTAGATGATGTATCGAAATGTGGATTTCATTTTCGTAAAAATCTACGCGAACCTTAGTTGCTTGTCCCGTGATATCGATTAACTTTGATTTGGCCAGCTCGATAATGGGCGTCACAATCTTTGTTTTGTTGTTAACCCTGCCAGAGACAAAGCGGCAGTTTTCATTAGGCGTATCAAGCAATCGTAAAACGATAGTGCGCGTATCTATATTAAAAACGGTTTCAAAGGGCTGACCTTTGTGAAAGTTTGACGCGGTTAAATTGCCGCCCTGCAACCAAATTCTTGGCACACCTTTGTTTGTACCCACTTTGTAATAGCCATGCTGCTTTGCTCTCATGATTAACCCCAACTTTAGTCATTTACATTAAAAATGAAGATACTACGTTTTTAAATATATATCAATTAAGAGTTGCGTTAAAATCAATGATTATTTTAAATTATTAAAATGCATGTATTTTTTTTCAATGGGAGGAATAAGCGAGGAAATTAAAAAAAATGGGCGGCTGGAAAAACACACTTAAGGGAGAGGGAGGGTTAACCAGCCACCAAATGAACAAGATTCACTTTACAAGTACACAATAGGTGTACTACAGAAATTTGTCAATGAAAGAGAAAATAAAAGAGTTCACGGTAGAGAGCTAGAAAGGGTTGAGGATGTAGGGCAGCGAAGTTTGCGACCCGCTGCCCTACGGTGCTGAAGGCCACGAGGCTATCGGCAAGATCATCTTATCAATAACGCAATTTAATTCAAGCGATAATCCTTCATTCTTTCTCAAATGTGGCATGCAAAGCAAAAAACCTCTTGCTACGCTTTTTAAATGCTTGCGTAAAAAAACGTAGTAACATATATTAAGCTAAACCACTATTGGAGACACTTTTATGAACCAAACGCAAACTCAAGAAAAATTTGATTATCTAGCAAAAAGCTTTGCAGCTATTACTGTCGATGACATAGAAGTGTACGCCAATGGTGATGCCCCAAATGGTAAGTATTACCGCACATACAACCAACGTGAGGCGTTAGCGGCGATCCCGGAGGCTAGGACAAACCGAATCATAAATAAAGTTTGCGATGACCTTGGTATTCAATACAAATACGGTAATACGTGGCGTGTAAACCAATTAGAAATCAATCAAATAAAAGAGTTCTTTAATAGTAAGCGTAAAGATGCTTCTCAAAATAAAAAACCAACTCAAGCACAAATTGTGATGATCGGGATTCTTAAAGGTGGTGTGGGTAAGACCGCGACGGCTACTATGCTCGCAACCGGTATTGCTTCATTGCCATCTAAAATTTATAAAGTGCTAGTAATTGATCTTGACCCACAAAAAACGGCTAGTTCTCAGTTAGTTCCAAATATGAAAGCTA contains:
- a CDS encoding DNA sulfur modification protein DndB, whose product is MEHLEREIHIPKYAITADSDLTMLVVEGKEGIGSTFSTKLSFDECERFIDIEDESIPERERLQRNADKGRVNGIRDYLINRDNTFFPSVILVVSSLELVPVEVGFGEVRVHKATLKANVDRLLIDGQGRLTGIRQALKVRPELASHHLDVKIVVLNTAKIRDSAKFVTQIFADLHLNLKKPNASQSIWFDSETNLNRLTNDVLETTERMGIPFADSVAVNGKLSCGQIFTLANVTDFISIMAASSTSKKSVNAVLNDTDNYDLYRVLVAQYIQAIYHTLPLQEVHDADDAQWKSALNNQILLCAIGLKALAWVGRSIIEDALANDRTQLDFTPLNKLHDLPLSDKANELWLKKGIFNKDVDGKIKIVKGSEKRLAAVLCQSIRLLPAAELV
- a CDS encoding DNA cytosine methyltransferase → MRAKQHGYYKVGTNKGVPRIWLQGGNLTASNFHKGQPFETVFNIDTRTIVLRLLDTPNENCRFVSGRVNNKTKIVTPIIELAKSKLIDITGQATKVRVDFYENEIHISIHHLDCKIEEREARLKRNVTNGEITKGVVCVGIGVSAAAGHDALSSQLHCKTKFVVDRERKYLDLLTQNNHAIDGTTKIFEASLEEIEPELLDYVDILSFSLPCSGMSLSGRSKNRIKIPEEHATDATAVFGLIKIIDACNPSILVSENVVPAMHSATYVLLKSLLAMYGYNIAERTLSSEQTNSFENRERYWFVATSQNLPTVDLANFPKFAPKYSNLASLLDCIPHASNMWKSTKEKIRKAAVNKAAGKGFGFNLVDPNITQRIGTIGKGYQKDRATECHIAGPNNTMRLLTPSELARAQSVPAHLIQNVCDSTAYEGLGQGVDFLQAFGIFQCLLRDVLTN